The following proteins come from a genomic window of Heyndrickxia acidicola:
- the ispD gene encoding 2-C-methyl-D-erythritol 4-phosphate cytidylyltransferase — MKYHVIIPAAGQGKRMGAGKNKLLLELDNEPIILHTLNIFLQDADCEKVAVITQKEEADVFSGFINKLKNNAKVFFVNGGQERQHSVYNGMKALGNEECSVVLVHDGARPFIKKEVIRQLVKTAEETGAAIAAVPVKDTIKKADCLQVKETVERSNLWQVQTPQAFQYNVLWKAHKRAIEEDFLGTDESSLVERLEYPVQIVESDYDNIKLTTPEDLYFAEAIIKKRAFS, encoded by the coding sequence ATGAAGTATCATGTTATTATACCGGCTGCAGGACAGGGAAAACGCATGGGGGCAGGCAAAAATAAATTATTGCTGGAGTTGGACAATGAACCCATTATCCTGCATACATTAAACATTTTTCTGCAGGATGCTGATTGTGAAAAGGTTGCTGTTATCACTCAAAAGGAAGAGGCAGATGTTTTTTCCGGTTTTATTAATAAACTGAAAAATAATGCGAAGGTCTTTTTTGTGAATGGTGGACAGGAACGCCAGCACAGTGTTTATAATGGGATGAAAGCTTTAGGCAATGAAGAGTGTTCTGTTGTACTCGTTCATGATGGTGCAAGGCCGTTTATTAAGAAAGAGGTAATCCGCCAATTAGTAAAAACCGCAGAAGAGACAGGAGCGGCTATTGCTGCTGTTCCCGTTAAGGATACGATAAAAAAAGCGGACTGCTTACAAGTTAAGGAGACCGTTGAGCGGTCCAATCTTTGGCAGGTACAGACACCCCAGGCATTTCAATACAATGTCCTGTGGAAAGCCCATAAAAGGGCGATTGAAGAGGATTTTCTGGGTACTGACGAGTCCTCTTTAGTTGAAAGGCTTGAGTACCCGGTACAGATAGTAGAAAGTGATTATGATAATATAAAACTTACAACGCCTGAAGATCTTTACTTCGCAGAGGCAATAATAAAAAAAAGAGCATTTAGTTAA